A window of Belonocnema kinseyi isolate 2016_QV_RU_SX_M_011 chromosome 10, B_treatae_v1, whole genome shotgun sequence genomic DNA:
TCGCCACGCGTGTGAAGacagccctcgcttcgctcgggcagcaaACTTCCCGCTCTttgcaatcgctgtgtttcatcccttgtaatgcaacatacAATGTTTCAATGCCTtcaaaattaagctgttttatttattcaaaaatgtaaatttaaatttaaattgaagagtCATTTGTCAAAAAGGGACCTAAGAAGTTCTTTCTTAACTCCCCCTCCTCAATCCAGAAAAAATTAACATcgtaaaaaaattctctgaaaacatggaaaatagagtgatttttcatgaaaataggaaaataataggGAAATGTATGcttctaaattaaacaaatttaagtacatacagaaatgtgaaggatcagtcaatgtcttgtgaactaacgtttgctttccttaaatcgcccggattgaagtctggtacagagggtttcatttttgcatgccNNNNNNNNNNNNNNNNNNNNNNNNNNNNNNNNNNNNNNNNNNNNNNNNNNNNNNNNNNNNNNNNNNNNNNNNNNNNNNNNNNNNNNNNNNNNNNNNNNNNagccaaggagaatgaaaagaaagagaggtatcgagaccttataagggagttgcaacgattgtacccggaatattctgttaaactgatcgtccttatcatcgtggctcttggagttgccaagcttttacttgctaatagcctaaaaagcatccctgcatgtcaacaatatgctagaacaattgcgggaaaaatgcagaaggcggttgtccttgggtcgctccgtgttcttagggtccacgaggcttttgctgggtcgtcgtattgattcctttacagactgtaaccacctatctcacggttgtgagacgtggttatggcagaaattttaccgcgatttcgctagaagcgggtgcaatttttcagattagcacccgctcccggcgaaatcctgcggttgtccttatgacaaatttttatttatatatatgtatgtatgtatatacatattttcaaaacCTTATCGCTATatgttgttaatatttatttttattattttattactttacattattaaattatatcatATGTCTCCAAGCCACGAAAATAGGGCACTTGCAGATTTATGTGAGCATTGTTCTAGACCGAGTGACTGCAACCCGGCATACATTTATTACTAGCGCGTTCCATTTTACAGGCGCAAAATCACTAttcttattcacaaaaaaaataagaacatttttcagaaaaatatctcTGTTCTGCCTGTATAATTGTCTTTATTTCATATGgttaaaatattacattgaaaaatgtattcttgtAGACAATAATCTTTATTTATAAGTATCGTCCACATTGTTTGAAAATCtgacaaaattattatatacgtATCTTTGGGGGACTCATCAATGGTCAAAAACCTCAActcttttaatgaattttttaaatacaaaagttgCATGTGATAAATGTTGCACTGTTTTTCATTATGAATTTCGCACGCaacaatttgcaaaaaattcacgGCGATGTCTCTTGATGTCaacaaataatatatatatattcagatTCAAGTCAAGTGCGTTCGTATAGTTAatagtttcgttaaaaatgcatgtattttcttaaaagttcgtaTTCATTGTCCAAAAACTAATCTGCTtgcttaaaactttaactatttgttttaaaatttatgtatcatattgaaaattcgaattttttttaccgaaaatcaaTTGCTTTATAGAAATTTTACTAATCTAATGTGTGTTAGCTGAAGATTCAAgttctttgttaaacattcgccttggttgattaaattaaaactgtttttatttaaaagaagttttttattttgttgaaacatcagatattacaatttaaaaaattatatttagttccaaaattaaactgtttggttcaaagttgaactgctttattacaaatttgtttttggtcgaagcccgagtaaaaatgcttcgacttgagttcgacttggttatgtcttgagttcgtctccaagacatcaatgTCTGGCTGGGTCTCAAAACTGAGACGAGACATTGGCCTTCGTCTTACTCTTATGGCCAcggcaggtaaaacggcgtttatttGTCTTAAGGTCGAGCCttatcttggctaagacgacgtttgcttgactcaagacgagccttgcctTAGCTGAGATCGTCGagccttttttggctcataaatgtatgacccttaaaaattttcttcaaaaaaataaaaatggtaactttctagaaggatctcctaagctgttagaaatacgtaaaaaaaaacaacattttcgatatcatcgtcaaacaagtataatacaaatagcaatccgtaaataagttgattcaatacatatattgtataaaaatatacaagattgtttacccattaacaaagattagcttttttgactgttagaattacccgtttagttagggcaggtatacgttccaagttataaaccgcacgtgttggagtcataaaaattcgactcaagagataaatttctgCCTTCAAGATATAGAAAcctgtctccaagacataaattgaagtctggctccgtctcaaaactgagacatgctcaagtcgaccttttcgacttccgCATGTCTTAATTGGGGCTATTCAAGTCGAAatcaagtcgaaacatttttattcggAAGGTTCAtgattttcgtagaaaattcgtcgctttgtttgaaaattaaattactttggtcaacattagtttttttgttaacgcttaattttttaaagtaaaaatttgattaattggttgaaaattcaacattttttatgaaaattcaactacttactaGCAATTTCGATGTTTGGTcttaaaactcaacaatttgataaaaacttgtattgttttgtagaaaaaaaagaaatatttttatttgtaaattaaaatattttattttggtgaataactaatctttttagtttcaaaacttaagtctttggtttgaaattgatggaatttgttaaaaaatttacttggtagaaaactaatctcctTCGTCGACAATGCATCtggtttgagaattcaattatttatttgaaaattgatgtaatttgttaaaaatttgtctttcctgATATAAAACTAACCTTCTTCGTTGAAAACacatctggattgaaaattcaattatttggttgaagaatttAACAACACAACttgattttatagaaatattattttcgacatcaaaaaaatcaacattttagatgaaacttattatctttcttgactgaaaaatcttcattgGTTGAAACTACAActcctgttgaaaattaatctccttttattcaaaatgaaaatatttttttcttggaatttcaactactactttttttagattttatttttcatggtaACTTGGTTACTTGGTACTTGGTAGAATGTTAAAATACTTTGctaattcataaaaaacaataatgtttaaatttgcgaaaaaaattaaggCGGCGAAAATTACTTAAGATGGGGAAGAtgataattgtttcaaaatttcaaagaaaaaatttacgtaatttatgcacgctGCCATAGGTTGAGTGAGTAATTAGCCCATTTGAAATAAGTTCTTCCTAAAGATATGACAGAAAAATACGccagaaaaaaaaacacacaagaaGCGAGCAGAAACAAAATGTGgacaaattgaagaaataaattcgatgattattgttattaattgtttttggaCTACATCCTGTTGTATTATATTTCAGAACTGGAGAGGAAGATCCTTCAATATTGAGATCAGTTTTAGTGAGCGTTATCAGTCAGGAGCAATGTCAATCTATCTACAACAACAGTTTTCATATTACTGATAAACATATTTGTGCTCGCCATGATTTAAAATATAGTTCCGGTGATCATGGTAATTCTTTAGTCGTCCAGAATCATCTGGCTGGCCTTTTTCTTTGGAGAGGTTCTTCTGGTCCTGATGTGTTTGTTAAGTTATCTGGTCGTATGGATTACAGAAATTGGATCAATCTAAACATGGAACGCTATATATGAAGACAAATGTTTGTGACTGAGCTAAAACATGGCCTATAAGCACGATCTGTAAAGTATtcttattttcattcaatattatCCTCGTCAGAAAATTTGTGTGTTTATTGGTAGTCCTAAGTTCTGAGAGATGGCATTGTTATCCTTAAATTCAATGATCCAGCTGGATCCAGCTGCGAGATTTCAGGTCAGGAATAATACCAGAGTTATTATCGATAAGAGCGATTTTCTTGAAACTGAAGGAAATAATAAAGTTCGATTTACaggcgttttaaacaaaaataaagccgaaaaaattcaaaattacgagtgaaaaatttcaataaactttttaatattaagtttttgttttgatttttagaGTTGTTACTTTTTCGTGTAGAAGTTATTccttatgattttatatttcccTCAAAAAATCTCTTCAGTCATGGCTAGTCAGAAATAATTAATACAggcttaaaatcaaaaatactctaataaaaactaaatttaatttttaacttaattaaatttaattcttaacataaATTTTAACAGTTGTAGGAAAACATATTTCATTTGCTGGAAGATATAAAAGTgaatagcaatttttttaaatgcttgaaaaaatgaaaatcagtcattttattttatagtattaaGATTTTTCTGTATTCcctctaatttcaatttttatatcatcctttattcttctttttcacaaaacttcctttttttcttgttttttcgctCAAGTCTGAAAAAACTTAATAAGGcccaataaaaaatacaactatttttcctttaaattaattcttGTACTATTTGggtaaagattaaactattttgttgacattttttttagtagaaaatttattcacttaactgaaagtttaactaatccctttttgctacaaaattattattcttttttttgaaaatgtaaccagtCGCTGGATAGttgagttattttgttaaaaaataatttgattggttgaaaattcgtctttttcgtttaaaaatttttggttaaaattagatCGTTTtgactgtttgaaaattaactgattgctcgaacatttatatttttgagttgaaaattattctgttatcCAGATAATTcgcactttttcatttaaaaatacaagaatttggtaaacatttattttctcttttaactgaaaaatctttaatggttgaaaattcaaatcttttcttgaaaagtcatatttttgttttgtaaatgcATCTcttattgtagaaattttatcttttttaggtaaaagtgtaatagtttggttaaaagttcatctgttttggcCAAAAGCAACtgtttattttgttaatacaaaatttttttttatgaaacatcaacttttatatttttggttgagaattactctttttttattgaaaatttaactacttggttgaaaattgaaaatcttcaggaagaattattttgttgttgttaaaaaagtatttatattgtcaaaaatgtaactgtttagtcgaACATTcacgtttttacattctcatcagaaaggGTTTTTTTATATATAGAGAATTCGTCATTTGAGGTTGGAAAgttaaatgttttctgaaaaattcgtgttttgatctacaaaattaaacaattcagttgaaaatgtaagtgtttttggttaaagttgaagcttttttgtttaaaaaatcgactatttggttaacaattaatttttttaggttgaaaatgtaactattttgttaataatttaattatttcgtatgGTTAGAAATTCGGCCCTTTTACATGGaggttcaactatttggctgtaaatgtaactgttgggttgataattattttttttttttaattcaactgtttgattaaaaattcatccttttagatcgaaaattcaactacagtgaaatCCTTTAATAGCTCTACCTTATATAGCCCTTCCGAGTATTGACGCCGCGTCGCAGATAGGTGTAAAGCCTAGTCTACAATCGTCGCAAACAGCCCGTTGCGGCATGGCAAGCAAGCTCCCTGCCGCAAGTAACCGAGAGCGTAAAGTTGGTTCAAGTTGGACCAATCAgagcgtttcatcacataaccttgtacaaccacacgtttgtggcatcttcgacactgagttcgagtgattttgttttgcatttgtcTGGACTTTTTGTTGATTTGGTGTGTTATGTGAGAagcatttaaaagcatttaaaattaaagaaaaaaactgcaaaagagcAAGTTGCGAGTCAGAGGGATCCATTGTAGCAGCGAAAAATATTTCACTGTCAAAGCACGACgagaaaatagttcatttgatAGTAAGCTCTGATTGGCTGCCGCAACAGCGCCACTCGCGACCACTGTAGACGGCTATTCCGTGCGTTACGATGCCGAATCACATCGCTGAGTCTTGCGGCGCCGCAACGAGCTATTTGCggcgattgtagaccaggcttaaGAGAAGCTGCGCGGGATACGCGtagtctgcggttgtcactcaggcgagcgcTCAGGcgcgaacaaacaaaagcagtGCGGTCTACAAGAagttagttcccatccaccgccagccccaaaatcggcgctatagaagagtttcactgtattttattaaaaattcaactattttgtagataatttaattatttgattaaaagtcatcttttgattgaaaagtaaattgctttgttaaaaatttgtctttttagattgaaaattcatattgcttggtttaaaattcaattggttccaaaaaattagtttttggaatttatttcattaaaaatgaaactgtttttaatgGAAGGTAATGCCATTATTCTTGTAGGTTGTGTGTTTTATATTAggcatttattaatgaaaatcgaaaacaaattttgaccCGAAAAGGGGTGAAGCTTCATATTTGTAACGTCACCCTGAgtagttcaatctttaaattatatcatcaGTGACAAAGAAAAGGAGAggtagaaaaatggttgaaaagaGCGTGACATAGTTTTTAAACAGCTTATAAACTTAATAaagaaaacttttacaaaaatgcaTTCGAATTTCCTTTTGTACATATGTTAGGGAATACGAAATTAGGAATTGCATTATTATAAGAGAAAGAAAATATGCTAATTTATACAAATGGGTAATTCTCAAGAAAAGgggaaaagaaataaaataagaatgtaGGATCGTAATCTAGCCATCCAGAAATGTCCGTGGAACGATCGCGCAATTAATTCTCACTACCATTTACTCTCATTATGTACGAAGCTAAACTCCTATTGGATAATTTCCATCTCTAATGTTCGAGTCATTAGTTTGTGCTCCCAGTGATGTAAAAGAACGCTTGCGCTTTTACTATAAACGCCGTATAATAATACTTAACTGGTCATAAATTTGAAATAGCGTGTATTGTATATTTATGCATAAGGGTGTTAAACTACTCGTGTGAACTTTAGGCATAAAAGTTTCACCCattgtatacttttttttaatgaaagcctAATTCATTCTGCATTGGACAAGTTGAACCCTGCTTTgttgttttagaaaattcttcaccttttatcatttcaaaaattggataattttttttacacacaAAATTTCTATCCTTTAATAAACTTCGTTGGAATCAAAGacctaatcaattttaataatgcaAATGTAGATAGTAATTGCAAATGTTTATTAACtcattttacatttacac
This region includes:
- the LOC117181437 gene encoding trypsin-3-like, whose product is MTCGIPSGIFRKKLWAIFTAALKRRKRTGEEDPSILRSVLVSVISQEQCQSIYNNSFHITDKHICARHDLKYSSGDHGNSLVVQNHLAGLFLWRGSSGPDVFVKLSGRMDYRNWINLNMERYI